The Cyclopterus lumpus isolate fCycLum1 chromosome 12, fCycLum1.pri, whole genome shotgun sequence genome window below encodes:
- the LOC117740672 gene encoding noelin-like, whose protein sequence is MAVVPHTEHTFRILIAGSKEQQAPACQPCVSRMFILWSVWSPDGENRVWYMDGYHNNRFVREYKSMQDFMTSDNFTSHRLPHPWSGTGQVVYNGSIYFNKFQSHVIIKFDFRTSSISKSRQLDYAGFNNAYHYAWGGHSDIDLMVDEGGLWAVYATNQNAGNIVLSKLNPNTLQIVKSWTTNHPKRSAGESFMICGTLYVTNGYSGGTKVYYAYSTNSSTYEYIDIAFQNKYSHISMLDYNPRDRALYAWNNGHQVLYNVTLFHVIRSEEL, encoded by the exons GATTCTCATTGCAGGAAGCAAAGAGCAACAAGCACCCGCCTGTCAGCCCTGCGTCTCAAGAATGTTTATATTATGGTCTGTATGGTCTCCGGATGGAGAGAATCGT GTCTGGTACATGGACGGCTACCACAACAACCGCTTCGTGCGCGAGTACAAGTCCATGCAGGACTTCATGACGTCGGACAACTTCACGTCCCACCGGCTGCCCCACCCGTGGTCGGGCACGGGTCAGGTGGTCTACAACGGCTCCATCTACTTCAACAAGTTCCAGAGCCACGTGATCATCAAGTTCGACTTCCgcacctcctccatcagcaAGTCCCGGCAGCTGGACTACGCCGGCTTCAACAACGCGTATCACTACGCCTGGGGCGGCCACTCCGACATCGACCTGATGGTGGACGAGGGAGGCCTGTGGGCCGTCTACGCCACCAACCAGAACGCCGGCAACATCGTGCTCAGCAAGCTGAACCCCAACACCCTGCAGATCGTCAAGAGCTGGACCACCAACCACCCCAAGAGGAGTGCCGGCGAGTCTTTCATGATCTGCGGCACGCTGTACGTCACCAACGGATACTCGGGAGGCACCAAGGTGTACTACGCCTACTCCACCAACTCCTCCACCTACGAGTACATCGACATCGCCTTCCAGAATAAGTACTCGCACATCTCCATGCTGGACTACAACCCGCGTGACCGAGCCCTCTACGCCTGGAACAACGGCCACCAGGTGCTCTACAACGTCACGCTGTTC